Proteins encoded together in one Sulfuricurvum sp. IAE1 window:
- a CDS encoding ammonium transporter, with amino-acid sequence MKKWLLALSLLGVSAFAEEAAAAPVLNSGDTAWMMMSTALVMLMTPIGLAMFYAGMTRAKNVLNTYAMVFGAFVVAFIAWVVAGFSIAFGTAEGPMNQVIGGFGHLMLSGISWTEFASVDLGQLYPKFVFVVFQGTFAAITVAIAAGSVIERMKFSTWMVFAFIWTIVVYAPITHMVWGGGYLFNEGALDFAGGTVVHMNGGLAGLVLALLIGKRAGYPKTAMKPASVILTAIGAGLLWFGWYGFNGGSAFGANAIAGVAYLTTTVAAAVATLTWIIVEYAVFKKPTLLGAATGAIAGLVAITPAAGFVDVSGAFIIGAVGALVAFYGVTVLKKKLGYDDSLDAFGVHFLAGLWGAIATGVFALYTPNGDNALLWAGPLKDAGDRMGQIMVQAESVLIVGLFTLVGTIVVYYVAMALTGGSRVNEEQESQGLDESVHGERGFNL; translated from the coding sequence ATGAAAAAGTGGCTTTTAGCTTTATCGCTACTTGGCGTATCGGCGTTTGCCGAAGAAGCGGCCGCAGCACCTGTACTCAATTCGGGTGATACGGCTTGGATGATGATGTCGACGGCGCTGGTCATGCTGATGACGCCGATCGGTCTTGCAATGTTCTATGCGGGGATGACGAGAGCGAAAAACGTTCTCAACACCTACGCCATGGTGTTCGGAGCGTTTGTCGTCGCGTTTATCGCGTGGGTCGTCGCCGGCTTCTCGATTGCGTTCGGAACAGCTGAGGGACCCATGAATCAGGTTATCGGCGGATTCGGCCATCTGATGCTCAGCGGTATCAGCTGGACGGAGTTTGCGAGTGTCGATCTGGGACAGCTTTATCCCAAGTTCGTCTTTGTCGTATTCCAGGGAACGTTCGCGGCGATCACCGTGGCGATTGCGGCCGGATCGGTGATCGAGCGGATGAAGTTTTCCACATGGATGGTTTTCGCCTTTATCTGGACGATCGTGGTCTATGCTCCGATCACCCACATGGTATGGGGTGGCGGTTATCTCTTCAACGAAGGGGCGCTTGACTTCGCCGGCGGTACGGTCGTACATATGAACGGCGGTCTGGCCGGTCTGGTACTTGCGCTGCTCATCGGCAAACGTGCGGGATATCCGAAAACGGCAATGAAACCTGCCAGCGTCATTCTCACCGCTATCGGTGCGGGGCTGCTCTGGTTCGGATGGTACGGGTTCAACGGCGGATCGGCTTTCGGTGCGAACGCGATTGCGGGTGTCGCTTATCTGACGACGACGGTTGCGGCTGCGGTGGCAACCCTGACATGGATCATCGTGGAGTACGCGGTGTTCAAAAAACCGACTTTGCTCGGCGCGGCGACCGGTGCCATTGCGGGTCTGGTCGCGATTACTCCGGCTGCGGGATTCGTTGATGTATCCGGTGCGTTCATTATCGGTGCGGTAGGTGCCCTCGTAGCGTTCTACGGTGTGACGGTGCTGAAGAAAAAACTGGGGTACGACGATTCGCTCGACGCTTTCGGGGTTCATTTCCTCGCGGGCCTTTGGGGTGCGATCGCAACGGGTGTTTTCGCCCTGTATACTCCAAACGGCGACAACGCGCTGTTGTGGGCTGGACCGCTCAAAGATGCGGGTGACCGTATGGGGCAGATCATGGTACAGGCGGAATCCGTACTGATCGTCGGGTTGTTTACCCTGGTCGGAACGATCGTGGTCTACTATGTCGCGATGGCATTGACCGGCGGTTCGCGTGTCAACGAGGAGCAGGAGAGCCAGGGGCTTGACGAATCGGTACACGGCGAACGCGGATTTAACCTATAA
- a CDS encoding P-II family nitrogen regulator, giving the protein MKKIEAVIKPFKLEDVKDALAEIGITGMTVSEVKGYGRQKGHSELYRGAEYVVDFLPKIKMEMIVDDAMAEQVVNTIVEAARTGKIGDGKIFVSDVERIIRIRTGETDGDAI; this is encoded by the coding sequence ATGAAAAAAATTGAAGCGGTTATCAAACCTTTTAAACTCGAAGACGTGAAAGACGCGCTGGCCGAGATCGGAATCACCGGTATGACGGTGAGCGAAGTCAAGGGATACGGACGCCAGAAAGGGCACAGTGAACTCTATCGCGGTGCCGAGTACGTGGTCGATTTCCTACCCAAAATCAAAATGGAAATGATTGTCGATGATGCAATGGCCGAGCAGGTCGTCAATACCATCGTCGAAGCGGCCCGTACGGGAAAAATCGGCGACGGAAAGATTTTCGTCAGCGATGTCGAGCGTATTATCCGTATCCGTACGGGCGAAACCGACGGCGACGCGATTTAA
- a CDS encoding HAMP domain-containing sensor histidine kinase, which yields MFRSVEIALTSLYVFTTAVLVGGIYYLHQVIGFQQWGIIALGVLLVTVGVGRVLAKIALDPLREHFDHLERLSKETLHELNLPVNTITANVEMLRKTNTDDKSLKRLERIETAATMLKERYNELDYLIKKQMERERIESFDLETLLSERLDFLRPLYPGVAWEILTGSWNVQCDRIGLGKVIDNLVENGIKYSPHSPAIAIVMESNTLSICDKGQGMDEITLMRIYDRYYQNDTAMAGYGIGLGLVKRYCDRHGIGLHVASRPGEGTCVKLEFKKGEKQNG from the coding sequence TTGTTCCGTAGCGTCGAAATCGCCCTCACGTCGCTGTACGTTTTCACGACGGCGGTTCTGGTCGGAGGGATCTACTACCTGCATCAGGTAATCGGATTCCAGCAATGGGGTATTATCGCCTTGGGAGTGCTGCTCGTGACGGTCGGAGTCGGAAGGGTTCTGGCCAAAATCGCCCTCGACCCGCTCCGGGAACACTTTGATCATCTCGAGCGTCTCTCGAAAGAGACCCTGCACGAACTCAATCTCCCGGTGAACACCATCACCGCAAACGTCGAGATGCTCCGCAAAACGAACACCGACGACAAAAGCCTCAAGCGGCTCGAACGGATCGAAACGGCCGCAACGATGCTCAAAGAACGGTATAATGAGCTCGATTATTTGATCAAAAAGCAGATGGAACGGGAACGGATAGAATCGTTTGACCTCGAAACACTCCTCAGCGAACGGCTCGATTTTTTGCGTCCTCTCTACCCGGGAGTGGCCTGGGAGATCCTCACCGGATCGTGGAACGTCCAATGCGACCGGATCGGTTTGGGAAAAGTGATCGACAATCTCGTCGAAAACGGGATCAAGTATTCCCCTCACTCTCCCGCCATCGCGATTGTGATGGAGTCCAATACCCTCAGTATCTGCGACAAAGGGCAGGGGATGGATGAAATCACCCTGATGCGGATTTACGACCGTTACTATCAAAACGATACCGCCATGGCGGGATACGGGATCGGCCTGGGACTGGTCAAGCGCTATTGCGACCGTCACGGCATCGGACTGCACGTCGCTTCCCGACCCGGGGAAGGGACCTGCGTCAAACTTGAATTTAAAAAAGGAGAAAAACAGAATGGATAA
- a CDS encoding P-II family nitrogen regulator produces MKKIEAVIKPFKLEDVKDALAEIGITGMTVSEVKGYGRQKGHSELYRGAEYVVDFLPKIKMEMVVDDAMVDQVVNTVVEAARTGKIGDGKIFVSDVSKIVRIRTGETDVEAI; encoded by the coding sequence ATGAAAAAAATTGAAGCGGTTATCAAACCTTTTAAACTGGAAGATGTGAAGGATGCGTTGGCCGAGATCGGAATCACTGGTATGACGGTGAGCGAGGTCAAAGGATACGGACGCCAGAAAGGGCACAGCGAACTCTATCGCGGTGCCGAGTACGTGGTCGATTTCCTACCCAAAATCAAGATGGAGATGGTGGTGGACGATGCGATGGTGGACCAGGTGGTCAACACCGTCGTCGAAGCGGCCCGCACCGGTAAAATCGGGGACGGCAAAATTTTCGTCAGCGATGTCAGCAAAATCGTCCGTATCCGTACGGGCGAAACGGATGTCGAAGCCATTTAA
- a CDS encoding 2OG-Fe(II) oxygenase, whose translation MHQISNYVYARDELLGMKIPTKRLPNPYHDFPYLVLEGVLSPAECRAITEAALADRDAVAAELRGKSLDTAIRKTDIHTLTPEHRAVYERRFSTVRGEIERFFAVSLTQATDVQVLGYDQGSFYVRHSDDSSELRDLEGNTIGFRTVAPERKITTVLFTTSYTPNPTDTDHFSGGELLFNYLCDAQGNTITLRPEAGDMVVFLSNPYFSHEVLPVREGFRLSLVQWHDAHF comes from the coding sequence ATGCACCAGATCAGCAATTACGTCTACGCCCGCGATGAGCTGCTGGGAATGAAGATACCCACCAAACGGCTCCCCAACCCCTACCACGATTTTCCCTACCTGGTGCTCGAAGGGGTACTTAGCCCCGCAGAGTGCCGCGCGATCACCGAAGCCGCACTTGCCGATCGTGACGCGGTAGCCGCAGAACTTCGGGGGAAATCGCTCGACACGGCGATCCGCAAAACCGACATCCATACGCTGACTCCCGAGCATCGAGCAGTGTATGAAAGACGTTTCAGCACGGTTCGCGGAGAGATCGAACGGTTTTTTGCCGTTTCTCTCACCCAAGCAACCGACGTGCAGGTACTCGGATACGATCAGGGATCGTTCTATGTCCGGCATTCGGACGATTCGAGCGAACTGCGCGATTTAGAGGGAAATACGATCGGGTTTCGCACCGTAGCCCCGGAACGTAAAATCACGACGGTCCTCTTTACCACCTCCTATACCCCCAACCCGACCGATACGGATCATTTCAGCGGGGGCGAACTGCTCTTCAACTACCTCTGTGACGCTCAGGGCAACACGATCACGCTGCGTCCCGAAGCGGGAGACATGGTCGTGTTTCTTTCCAACCCCTATTTTTCGCACGA
- a CDS encoding biopolymer transporter ExbD: protein MKRIDSINVIPFIDIMLVLLVMVLTTATFVKTGLIPVDLPEAKGASAEHKPSELKLTIKKDGSLWIDEKTQVSLEQFEQKVLQGGKEMTVVLYSDKEAAFQNFVGVMDVLKRLGHEQLYIVTDKK, encoded by the coding sequence ATGAAACGGATCGATTCGATCAACGTCATCCCCTTCATCGACATCATGCTGGTGCTCCTGGTGATGGTGCTCACCACCGCGACGTTCGTCAAAACGGGGTTGATTCCCGTCGATCTCCCCGAAGCCAAAGGGGCCTCGGCGGAGCATAAACCAAGCGAGCTCAAGCTGACGATCAAAAAAGACGGCTCCCTCTGGATCGACGAGAAAACGCAGGTTAGCCTGGAGCAGTTCGAACAAAAAGTGCTCCAGGGGGGCAAGGAGATGACGGTTGTTTTGTACAGTGACAAAGAAGCCGCTTTCCAGAACTTCGTTGGCGTCATGGACGTCCTTAAACGCCTCGGGCACGAGCAGCTTTATATCGTGACGGATAAAAAGTAA
- a CDS encoding phosphomannomutase/phosphoglucomutase: MSIYREYDIRGIFDKELNEETITRLGYALADEMRPHGEYVAVGYDARSHSPVLFEYLAAGLNAGGMKVLGMGMVPTPVNYFCNYQDFGGITPCASVMITGSHNPSEYNGFKITIDKAPFFGEQIYALGRKIEALPFPPKVARQVIEIDALSRYKAYMIEAFGHLRGMPQRIVYDCGNGVAGLAIDDIFRSLGLNAKGIYTDPDGTFPNHHPDPSEEHNLEDIKELLFKEGDIAFAYDGDSDRIAVLTRANNIKGDMMALLFALKMERPTVIGEVKCSQVMYDTLRERGATAVMYKTGHSNLKVKMKELHADLACEVSGHVFFSDRYFGYDDAIYATLRMLELIQDGIDLDAEIAKLPKVFSTEEIKVKTTEQEKFPLIAKLKELLKNPPAGFPAIREIIDVDGVRVIFDHGWGLVRASNTTPVLVTRFESTDESEAKRYEEALNAMIGEAQKQLGGR; encoded by the coding sequence ATGAGTATCTACCGTGAATATGACATTCGGGGCATTTTTGACAAAGAACTAAACGAAGAGACGATTACCCGTCTGGGATACGCGCTCGCGGATGAGATGCGTCCGCACGGCGAGTACGTTGCGGTCGGATACGACGCGCGCAGCCATTCGCCGGTATTGTTCGAATACCTTGCCGCAGGGCTCAATGCGGGGGGGATGAAGGTACTTGGGATGGGGATGGTTCCGACCCCGGTCAATTATTTTTGCAATTATCAGGATTTCGGCGGGATAACGCCGTGCGCTTCGGTGATGATTACCGGTTCGCACAACCCGAGCGAATACAACGGATTTAAAATTACGATTGACAAGGCCCCTTTTTTCGGGGAACAGATCTATGCCCTGGGGCGGAAGATCGAAGCCCTCCCGTTTCCTCCGAAAGTAGCGCGTCAGGTGATAGAGATCGACGCGCTGAGCCGTTACAAAGCCTATATGATCGAAGCGTTCGGCCACCTGCGGGGGATGCCGCAGCGGATCGTCTACGACTGCGGCAACGGGGTCGCGGGACTGGCAATCGACGATATCTTCCGCTCACTCGGCCTCAATGCCAAGGGGATCTACACCGATCCCGACGGGACGTTTCCCAATCACCATCCCGACCCGAGCGAAGAGCACAACCTTGAAGACATTAAAGAGCTGCTCTTCAAAGAGGGGGATATTGCGTTCGCTTATGACGGCGACAGTGACCGGATCGCCGTTCTGACGCGCGCCAATAACATCAAAGGGGATATGATGGCCCTGTTGTTTGCTCTGAAGATGGAACGCCCGACCGTGATCGGGGAGGTGAAATGCTCGCAGGTGATGTACGATACCCTGCGCGAGCGCGGAGCGACCGCGGTGATGTACAAAACGGGGCATTCAAACCTCAAAGTAAAAATGAAAGAACTTCACGCCGACCTGGCATGCGAAGTGAGCGGACACGTATTCTTCTCCGACCGCTATTTCGGCTATGATGATGCTATTTATGCGACGCTTCGAATGCTCGAACTGATCCAGGACGGTATCGACCTCGATGCCGAAATCGCGAAGCTTCCGAAAGTGTTTTCGACCGAAGAGATCAAGGTAAAAACGACCGAACAGGAAAAATTCCCCCTGATCGCAAAACTCAAGGAACTGTTGAAAAATCCCCCGGCAGGATTCCCCGCAATCCGTGAGATCATCGACGTCGACGGGGTGCGGGTTATTTTCGATCACGGATGGGGGCTTGTCCGCGCCAGCAATACGACCCCGGTCCTCGTCACCCGTTTCGAATCGACCGACGAGTCCGAAGCCAAACGCTACGAAGAGGCACTCAATGCCATGATCGGCGAAGCGCAAAAACAACTGGGAGGCCGCTGA
- a CDS encoding ammonium transporter, with protein sequence MDLSYALDTLFALFSITLIILMVPGFAMLEAGLVRTKNVSSVLTVNVMIYAVASMAFILVGFELAFGGFQSTSMSQWAFFMFQMAFVGKAINIMSGGVGERAKLLPLTLFTVIMGTLIYPTSVNISWGSDWLKGTVLDLNIVDLAGSTVIHSTGGWALLAAILIIGARKGRYAGNQIRVIPASNIPLVVLGAMLLWIGWFGFNGGSVGSIATKEAADSVTLTVFNTNTAGLAGAIAAGVLIYIRYRLFDITMILNGALGGLVAVTAGPHLYTTVDAIAVGGIGGALVVLAVPLFDRLRIDDPVGALSVHLVNGIWGTLAVGLFAADPSGGVTFLNQLKGVAVIGAFVFSVSFALIYLINIVIPFRASDEEQLQGLDVSECGLESYPEFKRAI encoded by the coding sequence ATGGATCTTTCCTACGCACTCGATACCCTTTTTGCCCTTTTTTCGATCACGTTGATCATCCTGATGGTTCCCGGTTTTGCCATGCTCGAAGCAGGCCTGGTGCGGACCAAAAACGTCTCCAGCGTGTTGACGGTCAACGTCATGATTTACGCTGTGGCATCGATGGCGTTTATTCTCGTCGGATTCGAACTGGCGTTCGGTGGTTTTCAAAGCACCTCGATGAGCCAGTGGGCATTTTTCATGTTCCAGATGGCGTTTGTCGGCAAAGCGATCAATATCATGAGCGGCGGCGTCGGCGAACGGGCCAAACTGCTTCCCCTGACCCTTTTTACGGTCATCATGGGGACCTTGATATATCCCACGTCGGTCAACATCAGCTGGGGGAGCGACTGGCTCAAGGGTACCGTGCTGGATCTGAACATCGTCGATCTCGCCGGTTCCACGGTCATCCACTCGACGGGAGGATGGGCGCTGCTGGCCGCGATCCTTATCATCGGGGCGCGTAAAGGACGTTATGCCGGAAACCAGATCCGGGTCATTCCCGCGTCCAATATCCCGCTGGTCGTTCTGGGAGCGATGCTGCTGTGGATCGGATGGTTCGGGTTTAACGGCGGATCGGTCGGGAGTATTGCGACCAAAGAAGCCGCAGACAGCGTCACGTTGACGGTATTCAACACGAATACGGCAGGGCTTGCCGGCGCGATCGCGGCGGGAGTGCTGATCTATATCCGCTACCGTCTGTTCGACATTACGATGATTCTCAATGGGGCTCTTGGCGGGCTTGTCGCCGTCACGGCAGGACCGCACCTCTATACGACGGTGGATGCGATCGCGGTCGGGGGAATCGGCGGGGCTCTGGTCGTTTTGGCGGTTCCGCTGTTCGACCGTTTGCGGATTGACGATCCCGTCGGGGCACTGTCGGTCCATCTGGTAAACGGTATCTGGGGGACCCTCGCGGTCGGACTGTTCGCCGCGGATCCCTCCGGCGGGGTGACGTTTCTGAACCAGCTCAAAGGGGTGGCTGTGATCGGAGCGTTCGTCTTTAGCGTTTCGTTTGCCCTTATTTACCTGATCAACATCGTGATCCCCTTCCGCGCAAGCGATGAGGAACAGCTCCAGGGACTCGACGTCAGTGAATGCGGACTGGAATCGTATCCTGAATTCAAAAGGGCCATTTGA
- the pyrC gene encoding dihydroorotase: MKTVTLTMPLDMHLHLRDGEMLETVAPLTSYSFSGALVMPNLVPPVTTKEMVSGYKERILHATGADDFEPYMTLFYQNYSRAFLEEIKDDIIAIKLYPSGVTTNSEGGVASFDIESMRETLEAMSDLGIVLSVHGETNGFVMDREAEFMSVYEMLASNFPRLKIVMEHITTRDAVEMLDKYDNLYATITVHHLMITLDDVAGGLLRPHLFCKPIAKRPNDREALLKVALEAHPKVMFGSDSAPHPKHAKESCGCGAGVFTAPIALQLLCEIFDAHGKLDNLQAFVSDNAQRIYGICAEYKEVTLSKREFHVPDIYGSVVPMKAGETLKWSIERVD, encoded by the coding sequence ATGAAAACCGTAACTTTGACCATGCCGCTGGACATGCACCTTCACCTTCGCGACGGCGAGATGCTCGAAACCGTCGCCCCGCTAACGTCGTACAGTTTCAGCGGGGCCCTTGTCATGCCTAACCTTGTCCCCCCCGTGACGACCAAAGAGATGGTATCGGGGTACAAAGAAAGAATTCTGCATGCTACGGGGGCGGATGATTTCGAACCCTATATGACGCTGTTTTACCAAAACTACAGCCGCGCTTTCCTTGAAGAGATCAAAGACGACATCATCGCGATCAAACTCTATCCCAGCGGGGTGACGACGAATTCTGAGGGGGGAGTCGCGTCGTTTGACATCGAGTCGATGCGCGAGACCCTTGAAGCGATGAGCGACCTTGGGATCGTGCTCTCAGTACACGGCGAGACGAACGGTTTCGTGATGGACCGCGAAGCGGAATTTATGAGCGTGTACGAGATGCTCGCCTCGAATTTTCCCCGTCTGAAAATCGTGATGGAACATATTACGACGCGCGACGCGGTGGAGATGCTGGACAAATACGACAACCTCTATGCGACGATTACGGTGCACCACCTCATGATCACGCTGGATGACGTCGCGGGGGGATTGCTGCGGCCGCATCTGTTTTGCAAACCGATCGCCAAACGTCCGAACGACCGTGAAGCGCTCCTGAAAGTGGCGCTTGAAGCGCATCCCAAAGTGATGTTCGGTTCGGACAGTGCCCCGCACCCCAAACATGCGAAAGAGTCGTGCGGGTGCGGTGCGGGGGTCTTTACCGCCCCCATCGCGCTGCAGCTGTTGTGCGAGATTTTCGACGCACACGGCAAACTCGACAACCTGCAGGCGTTCGTCAGCGACAACGCCCAGCGGATTTACGGCATCTGTGCCGAGTACAAAGAGGTGACGCTTTCCAAACGCGAATTTCACGTCCCCGACATCTACGGCAGCGTCGTACCGATGAAGGCGGGCGAAACCCTCAAATGGTCGATCGAGCGTGTCGACTAA
- a CDS encoding response regulator transcription factor, which translates to MSTKILLLEDDLLFGESIADLLEEEGFEVHFCRNGQEALDATYASHFDLYLLDINVPLIDGLSLLRELRRANDTTPAIYLTSHQETGVLSEAFEIGAEDYLKKPFDTQELIVRTHALLRRSKGTSRRCAGDLCIDERHKCVMMGDKEIPFTLKEYQLMVLFIQNVGEIVTKEMIMDALWSPSEMISEGAVRVYINRLKQEIGSERIVNIRGVGYRLVP; encoded by the coding sequence GTGTCGACTAAAATCCTCCTCCTCGAAGATGACCTCCTGTTCGGCGAATCGATCGCCGATTTATTGGAGGAAGAAGGATTCGAGGTCCATTTCTGCCGAAACGGCCAAGAGGCGCTGGATGCAACCTACGCCAGCCATTTCGACCTTTACCTGCTCGACATCAATGTTCCCCTGATCGACGGTCTCTCGTTGCTGCGGGAACTCCGGCGGGCCAACGATACGACCCCGGCGATTTACCTGACCTCTCACCAGGAAACGGGGGTTTTGTCCGAAGCGTTCGAGATCGGTGCCGAAGACTATCTCAAAAAACCGTTTGACACGCAAGAACTGATCGTCCGGACCCATGCCCTGCTGCGGCGGAGCAAAGGGACAAGCCGGCGGTGTGCGGGAGATTTGTGTATCGACGAACGGCACAAATGTGTCATGATGGGGGACAAAGAGATCCCCTTCACCCTCAAAGAATACCAGCTGATGGTGCTGTTCATCCAAAACGTCGGCGAGATCGTCACCAAAGAGATGATCATGGATGCCTTGTGGAGCCCCTCGGAAATGATCAGCGAAGGGGCGGTGCGGGTTTACATCAACCGCCTCAAACAAGAGATCGGCTCGGAGCGGATCGTCAATATCCGCGGCGTGGGGTATCGGCTTGTTCCGTAG
- the exbB gene encoding TonB-system energizer ExbB has translation MDNSWLTWAEQALDYGVIGILVVMSVVSLWFFIERLMTYGSIRISDYETKEELELDLGNNVSTIATIGSNAPYVGLLGTVLGIMITFYALGDAGAVDPKKIMTGLALALKATAMGLVVAIPSIVFYNILLRKMEKIITRWEIQNKTKG, from the coding sequence ATGGATAACAGTTGGCTTACGTGGGCGGAACAGGCGCTCGATTACGGAGTAATCGGAATTTTGGTGGTGATGAGCGTCGTGTCGCTATGGTTTTTTATCGAGCGGCTGATGACGTACGGATCGATCCGTATCAGCGATTACGAGACGAAAGAGGAGCTCGAACTGGATTTGGGCAACAACGTCAGCACGATCGCGACGATCGGATCGAACGCACCGTACGTAGGGCTTCTGGGGACCGTTTTGGGGATCATGATCACCTTTTATGCGCTGGGAGACGCCGGTGCGGTCGATCCCAAGAAAATTATGACGGGTCTCGCGCTCGCACTTAAAGCGACCGCGATGGGGCTTGTGGTCGCGATCCCATCGATCGTGTTTTACAACATCCTTTTGCGTAAGATGGAGAAGATCATCACCCGTTGGGAAATTCAGAACAAAACCAAAGGATAA